A genomic stretch from Seriola aureovittata isolate HTS-2021-v1 ecotype China chromosome 13, ASM2101889v1, whole genome shotgun sequence includes:
- the LOC130180195 gene encoding C-type lectin domain family 4 member G-like — MGTTLTSIMENSQSYSEHEEEMSFEQKVSQHFSTDGHRRYQRQAFGQGLFTKGGGSAFPPHRLVILSLGLLNAVLLIAAVVTGIYCAKAKNIQISYSANGPLVAEVNRLRNHSGIIRAKLEAHAALIKERASHLYLKEQVKQKKTISDGLQVQIETLLTERTKLKSNKTVLEGSCNRCQPRWIFLQSSCYFFSNSVHDNKKNWLDSRAHCISQGGELVVINNLAEQHLMSDNYRKVNSGNVWWQNGFWIGLREEVAEEKWVWVNNVTETETVYWRTGQPNRSGSQSGNCAALNYYSDTKRTWYNANCNELELNWICEMEPN, encoded by the exons ATGGGCACCACTTTAACTAGTATAATGGAGAACTCGCAGTCATATTCAGAACATGAGGAGGAAATGTCATTCGAACAAAAGGTTTCTCAACATTTCAGCACAGATGGGCATAGGCGCTATCAACGTCAAGCATTTGGACAAG GTCTGTTTACAAAGGGAGGTGGATCTGCGTTTCCACCCCACCGACTGGTTATACTGAGTCTGGGCCTGTTGAATGCTGTTCTGCTGAtagctgctgttgttactgGGATCTATT GTGCCAAAGCCAAAAACATTCAGATTTCTTATTCCGCTAATGGACCCCTTGTTGCTGAGGTGAACCGTCTCCGCAACCACAGCGGTATCATCAGAGCTAAATTGGAGGCCCACGCAGCATTAATCAAAGAGCGCGCCAGCCACCTGTACCTGAAGGAGCAAGTGAAGCAGAAGAAGACCATCAGTGATGGTCTTCAGGTACAGATTGAGACTCTACTCACAGAGAGGACAAAGCTAAAGAgtaataaaactgttttag AGGGAAGCTGTAACAGGTGCCAACCACGATGGATTTTTCTTCAATCATcctgctattttttttctaactctGTGCACGATAACAAGAAGAACTGGCTGGATAGCAGAGCACACTGTATTAGTCAAGGGGGCGAACTGGTTGTGATCAATAACTTGGCTGAGCAG CATCTCATGAGTGACAACTATCGAAAGGTGAACAGTGGCAATGTGTGGTGGCAGAACGGCTTCTGGATCGGCCTCAGGGAAGAAGTGGCAGAAGAAAAATGGGTCTGGGTTAACAATgtgactgagacagaaacagt GTACTGGAGAACTGGACAGCCTAACAGAAGTGGCTCTCAGAGCGGGAACTGTGCTGCTTTGAATTACTATTCTGATACCAAGAGGACATGGTATAATGCAAACTGCAATGAACTTGAGTTGAACTGGATATGCGAGATGGAGCCAAACTAG